From a single Bacillus sp. NEB1478 genomic region:
- a CDS encoding organic hydroperoxide resistance protein, translating to MGEALFKGTAKAKGGRNGHVTSGDGLIDVDLVMPTEKTDKKGTNPEELFAATYSSCYDGALNLVAKKMKKNIDSTTTAEISFLKDEADGGFKIAAVLNIEINGVTQEEAEELAKEAHKVCPYSKATRGNIDVELRPKAI from the coding sequence ATGGGCGAAGCATTATTCAAAGGTACAGCAAAAGCGAAGGGCGGACGTAATGGCCACGTGACATCTGGCGATGGTTTAATTGATGTCGATCTCGTTATGCCAACTGAAAAAACAGATAAAAAAGGTACGAATCCAGAAGAACTGTTTGCGGCTACTTATTCATCGTGTTATGACGGAGCGCTGAATTTAGTTGCTAAGAAAATGAAAAAAAATATCGACTCCACCACTACTGCTGAAATTAGTTTTTTGAAAGACGAGGCAGATGGAGGATTTAAAATCGCCGCTGTATTAAATATAGAGATCAATGGCGTTACACAGGAAGAAGCAGAAGAATTGGCGAAGGAAGCTCATAAAGTTTGTCCTTATTCAAAAGCCACTCGTGGAAATATTGATGTGGAATTAAGACCAAAAGCAATCTAA
- a CDS encoding VanZ family protein — translation MKKFFIYWLPVLLWAGMIFYASSQPYEKQDLRPTISQFLDMDFISSLFSSTVFNYAGDEVSIEKLGPAQFIEFFIRKAAHFSVYFGLGFLLFRALKLNLNKGLTFITSLVLAILYAASDEFHQSFTVNRTPHVEDVMIDSVGAFIGITIALFIYRNFHRNRTI, via the coding sequence ATGAAAAAATTCTTCATTTATTGGCTTCCCGTCTTATTATGGGCTGGGATGATTTTTTATGCGAGCTCGCAGCCTTATGAAAAGCAGGATTTGCGGCCAACGATCTCACAATTTTTAGATATGGATTTTATAAGCTCACTATTTTCTTCGACTGTCTTTAATTATGCAGGTGATGAAGTTAGTATCGAGAAATTAGGACCAGCTCAATTTATCGAGTTTTTTATTCGAAAAGCAGCGCATTTCTCAGTATATTTTGGTTTAGGATTCTTATTATTCCGTGCCCTAAAATTAAATTTAAACAAAGGTTTAACTTTTATTACGTCGCTCGTTTTAGCGATCCTTTATGCAGCTTCAGACGAATTTCATCAAAGCTTTACAGTTAACCGTACACCACATGTTGAAGATGTCATGATCGATTCAGTCGGTGCATTTATAGGGATAACGATCGCGCTGTTCATTTATAGAAATTTTCACCGAAATCGAACCATTTAG
- a CDS encoding SGNH/GDSL hydrolase family protein: MKRFLTVFIILICFLSVIGGHFYYNYKLEKTAHAAKLKMKNEPEVQPQTKSTAVQKQTSDHFTNAPNGIAERYQKKKEAGEALTFTLVGSNLTSAEPGSWVKLFTDKMMASYGKDISITTTSFGEQTSLEFPKEQSYKDLIKQKSDIVLIEPVLLNDNNEIVPMKDTLYVLDQMITAIKAANPEAIILLQPPNPIHKPQTYAIQVKDLEKYASENEIPYVDHWVAWPDVNSEEIYNYVTKNYEPNEKGNTIWAEYMFNLFK; the protein is encoded by the coding sequence TTGAAACGATTTTTAACTGTGTTCATCATACTAATATGTTTTCTTAGTGTGATAGGCGGACATTTTTACTATAATTACAAACTTGAGAAGACTGCTCATGCTGCAAAGTTAAAGATGAAAAATGAACCTGAAGTGCAGCCTCAAACGAAAAGTACAGCTGTTCAAAAACAGACAAGCGACCATTTTACAAACGCTCCAAATGGCATCGCTGAACGATATCAAAAGAAAAAAGAAGCTGGGGAAGCGTTAACTTTTACACTCGTAGGGTCAAACCTGACTTCTGCAGAACCAGGATCATGGGTAAAACTTTTTACTGATAAAATGATGGCTTCATACGGAAAAGACATCTCAATCACAACAACCAGCTTCGGTGAACAAACTAGCTTGGAATTTCCAAAAGAACAGAGTTATAAAGATTTAATCAAACAGAAATCTGATATCGTTCTCATTGAACCAGTATTGTTGAACGATAATAACGAGATCGTTCCCATGAAGGATACTCTATATGTACTTGATCAAATGATTACAGCTATAAAAGCAGCGAATCCCGAGGCGATCATTTTGCTCCAGCCACCGAATCCAATCCATAAGCCGCAAACATATGCGATCCAGGTTAAGGATTTAGAAAAGTATGCATCTGAAAATGAGATTCCTTATGTGGACCATTGGGTTGCTTGGCCAGATGTTAATTCAGAAGAGATTTATAATTATGTCACAAAAAACTATGAGCCTAACGAAAAAGGAAACACAATTTGGGCAGAATATATGTTTAATTTATTTAAATAG
- a CDS encoding type 1 glutamine amidotransferase domain-containing protein translates to MRLKDKKVISFVHHDFEDLELWYPILRLREEGAIVELVGEKAGETYIGKYGVPAEADYAFGDVNPADYDAILVPGGWAPDKLRRFPEVLEMVQYMENNKKPIGQICHAGWVLVSAKVLNGKKVTSTPGIKDDMENAGAEWIDEPVVVDGHLVSSRRPPDLPDYMREFVEVLAEK, encoded by the coding sequence ATGCGTTTAAAAGATAAAAAAGTAATCAGCTTTGTTCATCATGATTTTGAAGATCTGGAGCTGTGGTATCCGATTCTTCGATTGCGTGAAGAAGGTGCGATCGTTGAGCTTGTGGGTGAAAAGGCAGGGGAAACATACATTGGAAAATACGGTGTTCCAGCTGAAGCTGACTATGCATTTGGTGATGTAAATCCTGCAGATTATGACGCCATCCTCGTTCCGGGGGGATGGGCGCCGGACAAGCTGCGCCGTTTTCCGGAAGTGTTAGAGATGGTGCAGTATATGGAGAATAATAAGAAACCGATCGGCCAAATCTGTCACGCCGGCTGGGTGCTGGTTTCAGCAAAAGTGCTGAACGGAAAAAAAGTTACAAGTACACCGGGCATTAAGGATGACATGGAAAACGCAGGTGCAGAATGGATCGATGAACCTGTAGTCGTTGATGGCCATCTTGTTTCGAGCCGCCGGCCACCAGATCTACCGGATTATATGAGAGAATTTGTAGAGGTTTTGGCTGAAAAGTAG
- a CDS encoding DUF2584 family protein: MQMPITVHSNVVTGGKEKRIEGNKFQITLSGYQLFILDHPFTLQKNENSSPTGKAVVKELTWKEDTTRLVYELIDLHSVN, translated from the coding sequence ATGCAAATGCCGATTACGGTGCATTCCAACGTTGTTACGGGTGGAAAGGAAAAACGCATTGAAGGAAACAAATTTCAAATTACACTTTCCGGCTATCAGCTTTTTATTTTAGATCATCCATTTACATTACAAAAAAACGAAAACAGCTCCCCGACTGGGAAAGCTGTTGTAAAAGAGTTAACGTGGAAGGAAGACACCACACGACTTGTCTATGAATTGATTGATCTTCACAGTGTTAACTAA
- the argH gene encoding argininosuccinate lyase — protein MMPDKDSFIKGEGTCFPGKTYVEQLLRPVFNDQRDFLFKQMFEIHRAHVVMLTEQSILDKKEAGHILKAVEKVAKIDCRKLEYDPQFEDLFFMMEHRISSEIGPELAGNIHIARSRNDMGVAMYRLVLRNHILNLIQSSQLLADALLEQIHKHAETIMTAYTHTQPAQPTTLGHYLTAIFDVLIRDLKRLWSAYDTVNRSPLGAAALSTTGFPINRKRVCELLGFHDLVENSYDSIAGADYLLESATSVLTMMVNCGRWIQDFLQLATREFGLVRVADPYVQISSIMPQKRNPVSIEHSRSLASSSAGEATAAIQMIHNTPFGDIVDTEDDLQPHLYRSFEKANRVIHLMHAVIRTMEVDKEAALNRAKTGCITITELADILTREKQVPFRLAHQIASTIANECTLCNIELSDLPLKRANEIITKNANALLTQQEWNRAVCPIDFVNRRTIQGGPNPDEVRRMADERGKELMNSKNRFKKEITRLKEAKNGLNEAVKRLINENK, from the coding sequence ATCATGCCTGATAAGGATTCATTCATAAAAGGGGAAGGTACTTGTTTTCCCGGTAAAACGTATGTTGAGCAATTGCTTCGTCCTGTCTTTAATGATCAGCGTGACTTTTTATTTAAACAAATGTTTGAAATTCATCGTGCTCATGTGGTGATGCTTACAGAGCAATCGATCCTCGATAAAAAAGAAGCAGGACATATTTTGAAGGCGGTCGAGAAGGTCGCCAAAATCGACTGTCGAAAACTCGAATACGATCCGCAATTTGAAGATTTGTTTTTTATGATGGAACACCGAATCAGTAGCGAAATTGGTCCAGAACTTGCGGGGAACATCCATATTGCAAGGAGCCGAAACGACATGGGTGTCGCCATGTACAGACTTGTCCTGCGGAATCACATTCTTAACCTAATTCAAAGCTCACAACTGTTAGCAGATGCCTTACTCGAACAAATCCACAAGCATGCCGAAACCATCATGACCGCTTATACCCATACGCAGCCCGCACAGCCTACAACACTCGGTCATTATTTAACCGCTATATTTGATGTTCTCATTCGCGATTTGAAAAGATTGTGGAGCGCATATGATACCGTGAATCGTTCTCCATTAGGGGCCGCTGCCTTATCCACTACGGGGTTTCCGATCAATAGAAAAAGAGTATGTGAGCTTCTCGGGTTTCATGATCTTGTGGAAAATTCGTATGATAGCATTGCCGGCGCCGATTATTTACTGGAATCAGCGACATCCGTCCTAACGATGATGGTCAATTGCGGCAGGTGGATTCAAGACTTCCTTCAGCTTGCGACCCGTGAATTCGGTTTGGTCCGAGTAGCTGATCCTTATGTCCAGATCAGCAGCATTATGCCGCAAAAAAGAAACCCCGTATCCATCGAGCATTCGCGCTCATTGGCGAGCAGTTCAGCAGGAGAAGCAACTGCTGCCATCCAGATGATCCACAACACTCCTTTTGGAGACATCGTAGATACCGAGGATGACTTGCAGCCTCATCTGTATCGGAGTTTTGAAAAAGCGAACCGGGTTATCCATCTGATGCATGCAGTCATTCGAACGATGGAAGTCGATAAAGAAGCCGCTTTAAACCGAGCAAAAACGGGTTGCATAACGATCACCGAGCTTGCGGATATACTCACACGCGAAAAACAAGTTCCTTTCCGGCTGGCGCATCAAATTGCCAGTACGATCGCAAATGAATGCACACTCTGCAACATCGAGCTGAGCGATCTTCCGCTTAAACGGGCAAATGAAATCATCACCAAAAATGCAAATGCATTACTGACCCAACAAGAATGGAATCGAGCAGTGTGTCCGATCGATTTCGTTAACCGGCGAACAATACAAGGCGGACCAAATCCGGATGAAGTAAGAAGAATGGCAGATGAACGAGGGAAAGAATTAATGAATAGTAAGAATCGGTTCAAAAAGGAAATCACACGATTAAAAGAGGCGAAAAACGGATTAAACGAAGCGGTTAAGAGGTTAATAAATGAAAATAAATAA